A single window of Nicotiana sylvestris chromosome 5, ASM39365v2, whole genome shotgun sequence DNA harbors:
- the LOC138869126 gene encoding uncharacterized protein, protein MEAQALADYLAKNPFDDEYQPLSTYFMDEEVNSVEVIPEDTNSWTIFFDGAVNAKSVGIGAILISPTGKHYPATVRLRFFCTNNTAEYEAYIMGMNIAIDQDVEKLLIMGDSDLVIRQAQVTLKAITKKAVVDFIYFNIICRFGIPKTIIMDNAANLNCHSMKEVCEQFKITHRNSTPYRPKANGAVEAANKNIKQILRKMIQSSR, encoded by the exons ATGGAAGCTCAAGCTTTGGCGGACTACCTTGCTAAAAATCCTtttgatgatgaatatcagcctttgagtacttactttatggacgaggaagtaaattcagttgaggtaattCCAGAAGACACCAATTCTTGGACAatattcttcgatggagctgtgaatgcaaaaagtgtcgggattggggcaattttgatttcaccTACTGGTAAGCACTATCCGGCCACAGTCCGACTTCGGTTTTTTTGCACtaacaacactgccgagtatgaagcctacattatgggcatgaacatagcaatcgatcaggatgtggaaaaattgttaatcatgggagattctgacttggttatccgacaagctcaag tcaCTCTCAAAGCCATCACCAAGAAAGCGGTAGTGGACTTCATATATTTCAACATTATctgccgttttggtattcctaaaactatcattatggacaatgctgcaaatttgaatTGTCATTCGATGAAGGAGGTATGTGAAcaatttaagatcacgcatcggaattctaccccttatcggcccaaagctaatggtgctGTTGAAGCAGCGAACAAAAATATCAAGCAGATTCTTaggaaaatgattcaaagttctagataa